The nucleotide sequence CAGGCCGAGGATGACGGCGAGGCCGGCGACGTTGTGCGCGTGCATCGGTCCCAGCATCGGCCCCGCTTCGATGGTCGGACCGCCCTCGGCCGCTGCCGCGACCGGTGCCGCGACGACGAGGACGCCGACACGCGACAGGACGCGCGCCGCACGCTCCAGACCCATGTCCCGCCCCCAACCCAGACCTGGTGTTCCGCGGACCCCGGAGGTTCGCGTTCCCGAATGTTTCCGCTCGAAGGTTCCCGGCATGCACCGGGCAAACACCCACCGCCGCGTTCGGCCGGCCGCCGCCGCGCGAGCACCTGCTTCGAAGATTCGAGCCACTGTAACGCGGGGTCGATTCCGGCTGGAAGCGTCTTTGTGCCCTTGAGGGCGCCGCCCCTGCATTCCGGCGCCGTACAGCACCCAAAAGCCACACCTCCCGAATCGGGACTTGACGGCGTTTCCGGGGGCCGGGCGGGCCCGGATGCGTCGGCGCGAGCCGGCTTTCGCGCGGCCGGTGCGTCGCCGGAAAACGGTTTTGCGGCAGGGGCCGCGGGCGCGCCGCGTGGCCGGAACACTGCCCGCGCACGAAAAAAGCCCGGCCGGGAGGCCGGGCTTCCGCCCGCTTCGGCATCGCCGAAGCGGGGCCCGGCCCCTTAAGCGGAAGCCGGACCGGGAAGGCGGATCAGTAGCGGTAGTGCTCCGGCTTGAACGGACCGGCCTGCGGCACGCCGATATAGGCGGCCTGATCGGGGCGCAGCTTGGAGAGCTTCACGCCGATCTTCTCGAGATGCAGCGCCGCGACCTTCTCGTCGAGGGTCTTGGGCAGGGTGTAGACCTGCTTCTCGTACTTGCCGGGGTTGGTCCAGAGCTCGATCTGGGCGAGCGTCTGGTTGGTGAAGGAGGCCGACATCACGAAGGACGGGTGGCCGGTCGCGTTGCCGAGATTCACCAGGCGGCCCTCCGACAGGAGGATGATGCGGTGGCCGTCGGCGAACTCGATCTCGTCGACCTGCGGCTTGATGTTCTGCCACTTGAGGTTCTTCAGGCCGGCGACCTGGATCTCGTTGTCGAAGTGGCCGATGTTGCACACGATGGCGCGGTCCTTCATCGCCCGCATGTGCTCGATGGTGATGATGTCCTTGTTGCCCGTCGCCGTCACGAAGATGTCGGCGCGCGGCGCCGCGTCCTCCATGGTGACGACCTCGTAGCCCTCCATCGCCGCCTGGAGCGCGCAGATCGGGTCGATCTCGGAGACCATCACGCGGCAGCCGGCGTTGCGCAGGCTGGCGGCCGAGCCCTTGCCCACGTCGCCGAAGCCCGCGACCATGGCGACCTTGCCGGCCATCATCACGTCGGTGCCGCGGCGGATGCCGTCGACCAGCGACTCCTTGCAGCCGTAGAGGTTGTCGAACTTCGACTTGGTGACCGAGTCGTTCACGTTGATCGCCGGGAAGAGCAGCTTGCCCTCGCGCGCGAGGTTGTAGAGGCGGTGCACGCCCGTGGTGGTCTCTTCGGAGACGCCCTTGATCGCGTCGGCCAGCCCCGCGAACCAGCCCTTCGGCTTCTCGGCGAGCTTCTTCTTCAGGAGCGCGAAGAAGATCTCCTCTTCCTCGGATTCCGGCTTGTCGAGGAAGGCGGTGTCGCCGTTCTCGGCGCGCAGGCCGAGATGGACGAACATGGTGGCGTCGCCGCCGTCGTCGAGGATCATGTTCGGCATGCCGCCGTCATGCCAGTCGAACAGCTTCGAGGTGTAGTCCCAGTACTCGGCCAGCGTCTCGCCCTTCACGGCGAAGACCGGGATGCCGGCGGCGGCGATGGCCGCGGCGGCATGGTCCTGGGTCGAGTAGATGTTGCACGACACCCAGCGGATGTCGGCGCCGA is from Methylorubrum populi and encodes:
- the ahcY gene encoding adenosylhomocysteinase; this encodes MAQANDYIVRDIGLADYGRKEISIAETEMPGLMATRAEYGASQPLKGARIAGSLHMTIQTAVLIETLKALGADIRWVSCNIYSTQDHAAAAIAAAGIPVFAVKGETLAEYWDYTSKLFDWHDGGMPNMILDDGGDATMFVHLGLRAENGDTAFLDKPESEEEEIFFALLKKKLAEKPKGWFAGLADAIKGVSEETTTGVHRLYNLAREGKLLFPAINVNDSVTKSKFDNLYGCKESLVDGIRRGTDVMMAGKVAMVAGFGDVGKGSAASLRNAGCRVMVSEIDPICALQAAMEGYEVVTMEDAAPRADIFVTATGNKDIITIEHMRAMKDRAIVCNIGHFDNEIQVAGLKNLKWQNIKPQVDEIEFADGHRIILLSEGRLVNLGNATGHPSFVMSASFTNQTLAQIELWTNPGKYEKQVYTLPKTLDEKVAALHLEKIGVKLSKLRPDQAAYIGVPQAGPFKPEHYRY